A genomic segment from Zerene cesonia ecotype Mississippi chromosome 7, Zerene_cesonia_1.1, whole genome shotgun sequence encodes:
- the LOC119840798 gene encoding lysophosphatidylcholine acyltransferase isoform X2: MNGKKHSGTGTFSSDGMRAEILNPFVHKLELDNTYDKIRTAIFTVILLPFRVIVICYLIVTAWFLACIGLYGLSEEDLRSKPMTGWRSKLRFYILSLMKLVVVAAGFHRVKVVGREHIAKGREAPVVVIAPHSSFFDAIAIVCLGAPSVVAKADTARLPFIGQLINYTQPVYVWRDDPNSRQNTIKEIIERATSKEDWPQVLIFPEGTCTNRSCLITFKPGGFYPGVPVQPVVIRYPNAKDTVTWTWEGPGALKLLWLTLTQVHSSCEIEFLPVYYPSEEEKKNPKLYARNVRDVMAHALGIPVLDYTYDDCRLIAKAKQLGIPSAAFIREITELRSQLKLDCTNLEMELINDEGLQSMTRWLDLKQFALRLRRGQVDAPLTRLYDIFLQKPIGMVHFPDYLLTAAFIILQNAPLSQFVYYAFKIFDPIGSGRLDMNTFEQVAARCFGHNPEDAHNVFRHIVGDEKGHLTYEQFIAYAQFKPEFSYLFAQETTQKTKVQ; encoded by the exons ACGGCAATTTTCACGGTAATCCTGCTGCCATTCCGAGTGATCGTGATATGCTACCTGATTGTGACGGCATGGTTCCTCGCGTGCATCGGCCTCTATGGTCTGAGCGAGGAGGACCTGAGGAGCAAGCCCATGACTGGATGGAGGAG caAACTCCGTTTCTACATTCTCTCTCTTATGAAGTTGGTGGTGGTGGCGGCTGGTTTCCATCGCGTCAAGGTGGTGGGTCGTGAGCATATAGCCAAAGGACGTGAGGCCCCCGTGGTGGTCATAGCGCCTCATTCCAGCTTCTTTGACGCCATCGCTATAGTCTGCCTCGGCGCTCCCAGTGTTGTCGCTAAGGCGGACACCGCGCGACTGCCGTTTATTGGAC AACTGATAAACTACACTCAGCCTGTGTACGTGTGGCGAGATGACCCGAACTCTAGGCAGAACACCATCAAGGAAATCATTGAGAGGGCTACGTCTAAAGAGGATTGGCCACAG GTGCTTATATTCCCAGAAGGCACATGCACGAACCGATCGTGCTTGATCACCTTCAAGCCGGGTGGATTCTACCCGGGGGTGCCCGTGCAGCCTGTGGTCATCCGCTATCCAAACGCAAAAGACACAGTCACGTGGACATGGGAGGGGCCCGGCGC ACTAAAACTGCTCTGGCTGACGCTCACCCAAGTGCACAGTTCGTGCGAGATCGAATTCCTCCCCGTGTACTACCCGAGCGAGGAAGAGAAGAAGAATCCGAAGCTGTACGCGAGGAACGTTCGAGATGTTATGGCTCA CGCCCTTGGTATACCAGTACTGGATTACACGTACGACGACTGCCGGCTGATTGCTAAAGCGAAGCAACTCGGTATACCATCGGCTGCTTTCATCAGAGAAATCACTGAATTACGTTCTCAACTCAA GCTAGACTGCACCAACCTGGAGATGGAGCTGATCAACGACGAGGGTCTGCAGAGCATGACGCGCTGGCTCGACCTCAAGCAGTTCGCGCTGCGCCTGCGCAGGGGGCAGGTGGACGCGCCACTCACGCGGCTGTACGACATCTTCCTGCAA aAGCCGATCGGAATGGTCCACTTCCCCGACTATTTGCTTACGGCTGCGTTCATAATACTGCAAAATGCGCCTCTCTCACAGTTCGTCTACTATGCGTTTAAG ATCTTCGACCCAATAGGCTCCGGTCGTCTGGACATGAACACATTCGAGCAGGTCGCGGCGCGCTGCTTCGGCCACAATCCTGAGGACGCGCACAACGTGTTCCGTCACATCGTTGGAGACGAGAAGGGACATCTCACTTATG AACAATTCATCGCCTACGCCCAGTTCAAACCGGAATTCAGCTACTTGTTCGCTCAAGAAACAACTCAGAAGACGAAAGTGCAGTGA
- the LOC119840798 gene encoding lysophosphatidylcholine acyltransferase isoform X1, with protein sequence MQVKMNGKKHSGTGTFSSDGMRAEILNPFVHKLELDNTYDKIRTAIFTVILLPFRVIVICYLIVTAWFLACIGLYGLSEEDLRSKPMTGWRSKLRFYILSLMKLVVVAAGFHRVKVVGREHIAKGREAPVVVIAPHSSFFDAIAIVCLGAPSVVAKADTARLPFIGQLINYTQPVYVWRDDPNSRQNTIKEIIERATSKEDWPQVLIFPEGTCTNRSCLITFKPGGFYPGVPVQPVVIRYPNAKDTVTWTWEGPGALKLLWLTLTQVHSSCEIEFLPVYYPSEEEKKNPKLYARNVRDVMAHALGIPVLDYTYDDCRLIAKAKQLGIPSAAFIREITELRSQLKLDCTNLEMELINDEGLQSMTRWLDLKQFALRLRRGQVDAPLTRLYDIFLQKPIGMVHFPDYLLTAAFIILQNAPLSQFVYYAFKIFDPIGSGRLDMNTFEQVAARCFGHNPEDAHNVFRHIVGDEKGHLTYEQFIAYAQFKPEFSYLFAQETTQKTKVQ encoded by the exons ACGGCAATTTTCACGGTAATCCTGCTGCCATTCCGAGTGATCGTGATATGCTACCTGATTGTGACGGCATGGTTCCTCGCGTGCATCGGCCTCTATGGTCTGAGCGAGGAGGACCTGAGGAGCAAGCCCATGACTGGATGGAGGAG caAACTCCGTTTCTACATTCTCTCTCTTATGAAGTTGGTGGTGGTGGCGGCTGGTTTCCATCGCGTCAAGGTGGTGGGTCGTGAGCATATAGCCAAAGGACGTGAGGCCCCCGTGGTGGTCATAGCGCCTCATTCCAGCTTCTTTGACGCCATCGCTATAGTCTGCCTCGGCGCTCCCAGTGTTGTCGCTAAGGCGGACACCGCGCGACTGCCGTTTATTGGAC AACTGATAAACTACACTCAGCCTGTGTACGTGTGGCGAGATGACCCGAACTCTAGGCAGAACACCATCAAGGAAATCATTGAGAGGGCTACGTCTAAAGAGGATTGGCCACAG GTGCTTATATTCCCAGAAGGCACATGCACGAACCGATCGTGCTTGATCACCTTCAAGCCGGGTGGATTCTACCCGGGGGTGCCCGTGCAGCCTGTGGTCATCCGCTATCCAAACGCAAAAGACACAGTCACGTGGACATGGGAGGGGCCCGGCGC ACTAAAACTGCTCTGGCTGACGCTCACCCAAGTGCACAGTTCGTGCGAGATCGAATTCCTCCCCGTGTACTACCCGAGCGAGGAAGAGAAGAAGAATCCGAAGCTGTACGCGAGGAACGTTCGAGATGTTATGGCTCA CGCCCTTGGTATACCAGTACTGGATTACACGTACGACGACTGCCGGCTGATTGCTAAAGCGAAGCAACTCGGTATACCATCGGCTGCTTTCATCAGAGAAATCACTGAATTACGTTCTCAACTCAA GCTAGACTGCACCAACCTGGAGATGGAGCTGATCAACGACGAGGGTCTGCAGAGCATGACGCGCTGGCTCGACCTCAAGCAGTTCGCGCTGCGCCTGCGCAGGGGGCAGGTGGACGCGCCACTCACGCGGCTGTACGACATCTTCCTGCAA aAGCCGATCGGAATGGTCCACTTCCCCGACTATTTGCTTACGGCTGCGTTCATAATACTGCAAAATGCGCCTCTCTCACAGTTCGTCTACTATGCGTTTAAG ATCTTCGACCCAATAGGCTCCGGTCGTCTGGACATGAACACATTCGAGCAGGTCGCGGCGCGCTGCTTCGGCCACAATCCTGAGGACGCGCACAACGTGTTCCGTCACATCGTTGGAGACGAGAAGGGACATCTCACTTATG AACAATTCATCGCCTACGCCCAGTTCAAACCGGAATTCAGCTACTTGTTCGCTCAAGAAACAACTCAGAAGACGAAAGTGCAGTGA
- the LOC119840798 gene encoding lysophosphatidylcholine acyltransferase isoform X3: MQVKMNGKKHSGTGTFSSDGMRAEILNPFVHKLELDNTYDKIRTAIFTVILLPFRVIVICYLIVTAWFLACIGLYGLSEEDLRSKPMTGWRRSLKPLICFIGKMSYLAGGMAISIRGKQASRREAPILVVAPHSSFLDSCIVYATRMSSVIVRKESMDNYVGKLINYTQPVYVWRDDPNSRQNTIKEIIERATSKEDWPQVLIFPEGTCTNRSCLITFKPGGFYPGVPVQPVVIRYPNAKDTVTWTWEGPGALKLLWLTLTQVHSSCEIEFLPVYYPSEEEKKNPKLYARNVRDVMAHALGIPVLDYTYDDCRLIAKAKQLGIPSAAFIREITELRSQLKLDCTNLEMELINDEGLQSMTRWLDLKQFALRLRRGQVDAPLTRLYDIFLQKPIGMVHFPDYLLTAAFIILQNAPLSQFVYYAFKIFDPIGSGRLDMNTFEQVAARCFGHNPEDAHNVFRHIVGDEKGHLTYEQFIAYAQFKPEFSYLFAQETTQKTKVQ; the protein is encoded by the exons ACGGCAATTTTCACGGTAATCCTGCTGCCATTCCGAGTGATCGTGATATGCTACCTGATTGTGACGGCATGGTTCCTCGCGTGCATCGGCCTCTATGGTCTGAGCGAGGAGGACCTGAGGAGCAAGCCCATGACTGGATGGAGGAG GTCATTGAAACCGCTGATATGTTTCATCGGCAAGATGTCGTACTTAGCTGGTGGTATGGCGATCAGCATTCGCGGGAAGCAGGCGAGCCGGAGGGAGGCTCCCATCCTGGTGGTAGCACCACACTCCTCGTTCCTCGACAGCTGTATTGTGTACGCGACTCGAATGTCCTCAGTGATTGTGCGGAAGGAGAGCATGGACAATTATGTTGGAA AACTGATAAACTACACTCAGCCTGTGTACGTGTGGCGAGATGACCCGAACTCTAGGCAGAACACCATCAAGGAAATCATTGAGAGGGCTACGTCTAAAGAGGATTGGCCACAG GTGCTTATATTCCCAGAAGGCACATGCACGAACCGATCGTGCTTGATCACCTTCAAGCCGGGTGGATTCTACCCGGGGGTGCCCGTGCAGCCTGTGGTCATCCGCTATCCAAACGCAAAAGACACAGTCACGTGGACATGGGAGGGGCCCGGCGC ACTAAAACTGCTCTGGCTGACGCTCACCCAAGTGCACAGTTCGTGCGAGATCGAATTCCTCCCCGTGTACTACCCGAGCGAGGAAGAGAAGAAGAATCCGAAGCTGTACGCGAGGAACGTTCGAGATGTTATGGCTCA CGCCCTTGGTATACCAGTACTGGATTACACGTACGACGACTGCCGGCTGATTGCTAAAGCGAAGCAACTCGGTATACCATCGGCTGCTTTCATCAGAGAAATCACTGAATTACGTTCTCAACTCAA GCTAGACTGCACCAACCTGGAGATGGAGCTGATCAACGACGAGGGTCTGCAGAGCATGACGCGCTGGCTCGACCTCAAGCAGTTCGCGCTGCGCCTGCGCAGGGGGCAGGTGGACGCGCCACTCACGCGGCTGTACGACATCTTCCTGCAA aAGCCGATCGGAATGGTCCACTTCCCCGACTATTTGCTTACGGCTGCGTTCATAATACTGCAAAATGCGCCTCTCTCACAGTTCGTCTACTATGCGTTTAAG ATCTTCGACCCAATAGGCTCCGGTCGTCTGGACATGAACACATTCGAGCAGGTCGCGGCGCGCTGCTTCGGCCACAATCCTGAGGACGCGCACAACGTGTTCCGTCACATCGTTGGAGACGAGAAGGGACATCTCACTTATG AACAATTCATCGCCTACGCCCAGTTCAAACCGGAATTCAGCTACTTGTTCGCTCAAGAAACAACTCAGAAGACGAAAGTGCAGTGA